The sequence below is a genomic window from Sceloporus undulatus isolate JIND9_A2432 ecotype Alabama chromosome 5, SceUnd_v1.1, whole genome shotgun sequence.
TTGGACCTCTGCGATTGGAGGGAGGCGGGGCCTAGCCGTGATTGACAAGGGAAAAGGGTTGTGTAGCTGTGGCGCGAGGCTAAAGCGAAGCAGGTAATACTAATAACGGTTGTTTTGCGAAGGCAAAATGGCGGCCCCTCAGGGCTGTCTGAGTCGAAATaaaccggtttggcaccgctttaactctttgtctggctctttgctatggaattctgggagttggagtttgttgtggggcccagagagTCTTAAGAACAAGCacatagagttatgtctgctggaattgtataagttctttgacattatttggctttgcttcgtcctttagatcctttgttatatgcctctaaattttaccctcaacttatccaagggtcataccaaaatccataattttggccccaaaacttgccctcgacttatgcatgaggtcgacttatagtcgattATATGCagtagtagttttgtgaggcaccagcaccctttcacagagaaggctaaagaccttgtaaaactacagatcccaggattccgttCAAcagagttacagcacttaaaatggtgtcaaactgcattatttctgcagtgtagagtaGCATATGTTGTAGGGCCTATGTCCAACGTAGCTGAGAGATGACCTCCTTAAGAACCATATTACAACAGTATTGCAGAGAGCCCTCTTGGTTATTTACAGTTACTGCCTTATGTAGCAGATAGGGCAAGTGAGGGCTTACAGAGAAACGTATTTGGCTGTGCAGCATACCTTTCCAATGGCAAAAGTATGTTCTgtacatagggttgccacaatttgctaccaccaaactgggacaaaatgtaggacaaaatgtaggacgaaGTCACAGAAGGACGCCTCACCATGGCAAGGCCGCCTCCTCTGGGCCTAGCTGGCTGAGCCACTGAAGGAGGCCTTGGGTTTTGGCTGCTGTCATTTTGCCGCTGCCTGCGAGGGAGCCACAGGAAGGCCTCCTTGTTTGGGGCCTAGCCAGCCAGCTAGACCCCTCCTCGCGGCTCCCTTGCGGGTGGCGGCGGTAGCCAAAActcaggaaattttaaaaagcaggacaAGACCTTCCCAAATGCCCCAAAACTGGGGAAATCCCACCCAAAAGcgggaaatggcaaccctatctgcacGCAATTACTCTGAAATTAATCCTGTTGGACATAGTGGAACTTACATTTCAGCTTATATATCCTTCAGTTGGTCGGTCGTTGTTCATCTTCTATCCCTACCAACATCTTAGTCCCTGCTTCGTATAGCCAATGAATATGACTGTTTCCTGTGAAGGTTCTTCATACTAATGCAAAAAGAAACCAGCAAGGCTTGATTTGCAGAATCCATAGGATATTTGCTCTTAATATGAACATTTACACAAAACAGTGTTTCTTCACACTCCAGTTATGTCAGCATAAAAGTTAACAGTAATTTGCTGGCTGAGTTAAAATTGCAAGGTTTTCTTGAATTTTTCCTCCGTTTCTGGCAGAGATCACCAGTTAGGGTGcgtttgacttttttttaatctggaTGCTAGCATTGCCGCACTTGCACATAGTTTTTACTATTAACTTGGCTCAGAAGTAATTgtctcattttatttattgaacttCATTTTAATTACTGAGCCTAAAACATCATtacaactttaggaggaactttctgacagtaaggactgttcgacagtggaacacacttccttggggagtggtggattctccttcttggaggtctttaaacagaggctggatggccatctgtcaggatgctttgattgagatttcctgcatggcagaatggggttggactggatggcccttgcggtctctaccaactctttgcttctatgattctattatcattgcagttgattattttattttattcatcatgGGGAAAATTACATAAGGTGTTGGACAAAATGCTGCTGTTGACAGAGCTGTTGGGATACAGGGACTGAATTTGGGTTTGGAGATCCAGGTTCCAGAGAGTAAAATCGGAAATAATGGAGGATGTATCAAATGTCTCTCTTGTGTTTTCTGAAAAGGCACTGTGTAAGACAGCCATTTAGAATTAAGGAACGACTTTCTTATTTCTCCTCTCATTGTTTATCCTCTCAAAATTATGATTTGAAGGGATTTCTGGGATCACTTGTTAATCCTTTGTTATAATGTTAATCTGCTCCATTTATTCTCTTTAGCAAGGATTGTGAGCCATGTCAGACTGGGTATCTTACTACaaaaatgaagaaggggaggaaggggaggaacaaGATGAAGAAGTTGAAACAATTGGTAAGAATCAATCTTATGGGCATGTATATATTATTAATTTGTCACATGAGTGTTGAGTTCAAGCCAATTAGCTTTCAGCTAGTCTGCTACCATAATGTTAAAAATTTGTTGTATGCCATCAAATCATTTCTTCCTTACGGGGATTGTTAGGCCAGTGGAATCACTGGAGGGGGAGGTGTGGACTGCATAAGATGACACACCCTCAGGGGGTGACACCCTGGTGGGTTCTTCCTTCCGCTGCAGCAGAGGGGTGAATGTGCCCCTTGTGGCTTCATAGCCATCCAGCTCTCTCTCTGGGGATGGAGCAGAGGCGGCAGGAGAGGGAAGAGTAGCTTTGCTGTTGGCTGGGCAGCAGCTTCTCCTTGTCATCAGCATCCGTGGAGGATTCTCACTGCAGCCTCCCTGCCCTGTTTTGGCCACTCACAAAGGTGCTACTGACACAGGTGGAAGTGTGCACATTTCAACTGCGCTAGGATGCCGCTTCTTCTACCCCCTCAGCCACTGCTTCCACCCTCCCAAGCCACTGTCCCCAGCTGCTCCTGCCACCCCCAGCCACTCCTGCTGCTCcccaagctgctgctgctgcctccctccACTACCCCCAGCCATTCTTGACACCCCCTaagccactgctgctgcccccaGCCATTCCTGCCACCCCAGTTGctcctatattttaaaaagcagtttccaGCCTTTAAAGACAGAAAATTAAATCcatttgctagtcccagctaaatgaacccattgactcaatgggatttacataagtacTGGCTTACAATTCAGATACTGATTTAATAGCTGTAGTCCAGTTGAGATTAACAAATGTACCTTAAAGCAAAAGTTCCTGCATGCATTGTCTACAGAGGCTTCAGAGGATGTGGCCTCTGGTATTTTACCTTCCAAGCCCTTTCTATCACTTAGCAGCACCTCTCATCTTTTGGTTTTTCGCAAAAAATCTCCTGAAGTAGAGCAGATAGAACACATTGTGTTGTGTAACTTCTTGGCAATAGTAGTACTGACAACTATTACACCTGGGCAAGGTGTGATGGGCTACACTGTAGACAAATTGTTGAATGGAATCACATGTTTGTCCTTGAGTAATAAGGAGAAGTACACCATGGATTCATATACAAATGCATCCCTTTTCTGTTCTCCTTTAGAACATTTGTTTGCATAGTCTGATGAACATTCTGTTTATAGTTAAATAATGTTAAATAAAAGAATGTAATAAAAAGGGTGATGTATAGAAGATTTGACATTTTTCCTCTGTAGGAGAATATAAATATTCAGGACGAGATGCTTTGGTTTTCTTAGTGGATGCCTCAAGAGCCATGTTTGATTCCTATGATAATGATGATTTGGCTCCTTTTGATATGACAATCCAGGTAAGATAGCCCTTTGGAAAGTTAATGATTTCGCATTATGAAGTTTGACAtatgttataataatataatcagtTTAGCAGAAGTTAGCAAAATTCAATTTTATGGTCTTACTGTTTTTACATAACTCCATTACCATTAGCATGATGAAATATTTTACTGTGGAGGGGAAgtttcagggtgttttttttttaattttctgttaaCTGCACAAGGTTTTGTTCTGTTAATTAAATTGTGTCTTTAAATGGAGAACTAAAACTAAAAAGATTAAAGCCTTTGGAAATGTTGTTTTCCTCTTCCATCTATGTGAATTTGAGAACTTCAAGACAGCATCCCTCTGTATGTTGTTGCTACTAcagtatctttatttatatcctgcctattcccccaaattgggactcatTGTTATAATGTGGTAAAAATACTTTTAACTTACTCTACATATAGTTCATTGGGAAGCAGAAGCATTTTTTCATAGTAGGCACTATGTGGTATTTGATCAGTCATTCTTaaatacagtttgagtctcccttatctgaaatgcttaggatcAGAACTGCTATAGATTTCGGGGTTTTTCAGATCTTGGAATATTtgtgtatacataatgagatatcttggagatgggacccaagtttaaacatgaaattcctaTTTCCTATATACTGTACCATATAAATATAATCTGaagatacacaatatttttaaataatttcatgcatgaaacaaagtttgtgtacattgaaccatcagaaagcaaagatatcactatatcagccacccatgtggacaatttggattctgcaatattttggatttcaaaagtctggataagggagactcagacTTTACTGTTGTAATGGGCACGTTCTTAAGCAACATGCAGCCCAGTCTGTCAGTTTTCATAATCTGAAACTCTGTTTTGGAAATCAGAGCCTAAAATCCTTAAATTAATGTGGACAGTTTCACATAGATCTGGGAATACTACTGGGACTGaaacttctatttatttataaaataataattatgggaAGAGTTGTATTAGTTGATTTTCTGAGTCCGTATACAAAAGGCTGTATACTGTTTAAAATACCTTGTCTGTCTGAAGCTGCAGTGTCTTTCTTCAAGCTGACCCTTGCAATTATGTCTGAAAAAGCTTTGCATTGGGGCAAGAATGAGTGGAGATCTGTGGACTGCTGGTTCCCCACCCATAATGTTGACAATACTGAGGATGATCTCTTGGTACAAAACATCTTTGTAACTAGATTTTCTTAGCTATTGATTTTGAAAGACAGTGTGGTCTTTAGAGTAATTTCTAGAAATTCTAACTTCATCCATCTCTTAAAACTCTTGAGTCAatataaaaatgctgttttcttcataggccccattctttctttttcctagttgacttgtgtttttttttttttattagtgcATCCAGAATGTATACACAAACAAGATCATCAGCCATGACAGGGACCTTGTTGGTGTTGTGTTTTATGGTACAGAGCAACACAAAAATTCAGTGGATTTTAAGCATGTTTATGTTCTTCAGGATTTGGACAATCCAGGTAATGACAGCTATTTAAATAATTTGCCCACTAGAGATGGTTTTCTGATTGACCAGGATCAACTCAAGCACTTCATGTTATGTGTCACATAGTCACTTACTTAATATGTTGTCCTCACCCATTTATAGAATTCTTGCTCTGATACATTAAACATATGATAACTTGTGTGAGTTTTATCTTCACActggtttttcttttctactACAACCAAATTTACATGACAATGGCATGCTACAGACTGTCCTTAAAGGACGGTTTGGTGGTAGTGCCGTTTGTGCCGCCGGCAAGCTGCAGCAGATATACCGTGCGGCTTggcggcaagaaaaagaagctgcaaaaagcggcttctttttatgGCGTGCCAGTGACGCCACATTGCGCCATTGGCACACCTCGTGATGTCACGCCGCCATTTTCCgcacccagtacgtactagggttagggagtgtgtaaatggtgtgcgctccctaacctttttgctgccgccaccaccacacTGCAAATTGcaggtctgtatcctgccaatatTAGCCCAGTAACACATGGCCTGACAACCCAAAGAAAAACCAGTGTGAAGATAAAACTCACACAAGTTATCATATGTTTAATTAAGTCCCaggtttggaagaaaggcaggatacaaatgaatacactgtaataataataataataataataatacagagtttgttgttgttgagtgccttcaagttgtttctgacatatgataaccctaaggcaatcctatcatagggttttcttggtatgtttcttcagagtggatttgccattgccatcctctgagactgagagagtgtgacttgcccaaggttacccagtgggtttctatggctaagccaggatttgaaGCTGATCTTGCAATGTCCTAgataatgctcaaaccattacaccatgctggctctccagtaATACAGAGTAAGGATTGTAAATTGTAAATTCAGCATTAACTAAAAAAGCAACATGTGAAAAAACATATGAACTGTCAAAGTTTCGATCTGTAAGCTACTATGAGAGTCTTTGCAGCTGAAGAGcaagatataagtaaataaaataaataaacatatgaaAAAGGTATCTTATGTAACAGGTGGGATTCATCTACTCTTAAGAGTAgattatattttttccaaaatacTAAAAAAGTTTTTTATAATCAAATTCTGAAATAAGTTATTTTGCTCACCTTTAATATGATCAAAACTACTACTTTTCCATTTTTGATCCATATTTATTCAAAAATTTAGAAAATAGTAAGCTcttgattacacacacacaccaaaaacccTGTGTATAGAGGTTGACTGGTTTCCCAAAGGGGGACAAGAAACACAagacaactgtttttaaaaatctgcaaattaTGACTTTTGTTCAGGGCTTTGAATAGAAGTGCAgtcattttctcttttgtttgcttttggaaagAACAAGGAACAAGTCATAAGTCATTTGTTCTTGTCTACCATTAGGGGCAAAACGTGTGTTAGAATTGGCCAAGTACAAAGGAGCACAGGGAAAGGCACTCTTCAGCAGATCATTTGGCCACAGTACCGATTACTCATTAGGTGAGGCACTTTGGGTTTGCTCCAATCTCTTCAGTGATGTCCGCCTCAAGATGAGCCACAAGAGGATAATGCTGTTCACCAACGAAGATAACCCTCATGATCAAGACAACACTAAAGCAAGATTTGCTAGGACTAAAGCTACTGACCTCCAAGAGACAGGTTAGTATTTCAAATTAAAGGTGTATAACTTGTAATAAAGATTATACCTTTTTAATCAATTCAAGCAGGGGTTGCTGAGTCCCATCTTTGCAAATTTGGTAGGAACAATTTTGgagcttatttattcattttttaaaaatgcatttatagcATACCCTTCAAGGACTTCATAGTGTTCTGCCACACTCTTTTGTGAGGTAGGTTAGCTTGAGAGATAGTAGCTGTACCAAATTACAACACTAGAGCTTTGTGGATGAGAGGGGATTAGAACCCTGTTGCCTAGTGCTAATTTAATGCTTGATATGAAGGGGCTCTAATTTTGGGATCACATTTGTTATTAGTGTTTCTATTTCCtgcaactgaaaaaaatatgaagGGGTTGATGTTGTTGTGCTGTACTACTAAGAGCCAATATTTAGGCCATACCCATTGCTTCATGCTTATTCCATTGGCTcttttttcttatgttttttaAGCTTGTGCCTGTAAAATCTGTAAAATAAGTGAGAGTTTGCAAAGAGACATTGTAAATATGTGCTTCTTGTTTAGGATTTTAGCTGATCCATTTTGTTCCTCTTCCTATCACAAGAGTTAGTTAACATTCTAGTGAGCGCATTTAGGGCCCAAACACATAgaccaaaataaaggtgcttcgggtcactttggaggtatgctgtttaaatgacacatgcatcttaagacgctggaagctgcgccaaagccatactccagtgaTAGGAAGAGGAAcaaaaggactggagtgcagctttgccgcagcttctggcctcttaagatgcatgtgtcatttaaacagcatacctccaaagtgacctgaagcacctttattttgacctgtctgttcgggcccatagtgtTTATTGGGCTGTAGAGGGGATTCCTACTgggtattttttgtatttctgtaaaCCTTAGGGTTCTTTTGGGCCTGCTAAATTTCTGCTGTTTTAGATGGTACCTTTTAGCTGTATGGGAAACAAGTCATAAAACTTTAATAGTGAAagctgatcggaggaagggcggcatataaataaaaattttattattattattattattattattattattattattattattattattataatttccaGTACAAAAAGTGAACAATAAATTTACTCCAATTTTGCTTTGACTTTAGGTATATACCTTGACttaatgcacctgaggaagccaGGAGGATTTGATATCTCCTTGTTCTACAGGGACATCATTAATACAGCAGAAGATGAGGACTTGGGAGTCCACTTTGATGAGTCTGGCAAGCTAGTAGACCTTATGAAGAAAGTACGAGCAAAGGAGACAAGGAAGCGAGCCTTAGCCAGGTGAATATCAAAAATTTCCATCATCTTCTTCTAACTTCTCATCATATTTTGTGGGGTGGTAAGGAGACCTGTTGGGGTAGGGGAATCTTCTTGAAGTGAGCTATAGGAGATGATAG
It includes:
- the XRCC6 gene encoding X-ray repair cross-complementing protein 6 isoform X3, encoding MSDWVSYYKNEEGEEGEEQDEEVETIGEYKYSGRDALVFLVDASRAMFDSYDNDDLAPFDMTIQCIQNVYTNKIISHDRDLVGVVFYGTEQHKNSVDFKHVYVLQDLDNPGAKRVLELAKYKGAQGKALFSRSFGHSTDYSLGEALWVCSNLFSDVRLKMSHKRIMLFTNEDNPHDQDNTKARFARTKATDLQETGIYLDLMHLRKPGGFDISLFYRDIINTAEDEDLGVHFDESGKLVDLMKKVRAKETRKRALARLNLYLGKDVALTVGIFNLVQKAFKQPPVKLYRETNEPVKTKTRTFNRETGSLLLPSDTKRAQIYGNRQIVLEKEEVEETKRFDSPGLYLIGFKPLLMLKRHHYIRPAQFIYPDESLISGSTALFSALLTKCLEKGVMAICRYIPRRNIPPRFIALVPQEEELDEQNVQISPPGFHLIFLPYADDKRKIDFTEKVPANQEQVNKMKEIVQKLRFKYSEGTYPYSRNLYLIPLFLIPVPHFL